Proteins encoded within one genomic window of Saccharopolyspora pogona:
- a CDS encoding peptide deformylase produces MAVHPICVVGDPVLHNPTRPVERFDDALRTLVDDMFETMAAANGVGLAANQIGIDLRLFVYDCPDDAGVQHRGVVVNPELMTVEIPQTMPDPDDDWEGCLSVPGESYPTGRASWAKVTGSDVDGKPIEVEGTGFLARCLQHETDHLDGHLYLERLVGRHARAAKKMVRRNGWGIPGLTWDPAEHGDPFAEDED; encoded by the coding sequence ACCCCACCCGTCCGGTGGAGCGGTTCGACGACGCGCTGCGCACCCTCGTCGACGACATGTTCGAGACGATGGCCGCCGCCAACGGGGTCGGGCTGGCGGCCAACCAGATCGGCATCGACCTGCGGTTGTTCGTCTACGACTGTCCCGACGACGCGGGCGTCCAGCACCGCGGCGTGGTGGTCAACCCCGAGCTGATGACCGTCGAGATCCCGCAGACCATGCCCGACCCGGACGACGACTGGGAGGGCTGCCTGTCGGTGCCCGGCGAGTCCTACCCGACCGGCCGGGCGAGCTGGGCGAAGGTCACCGGGTCCGATGTGGACGGAAAGCCGATCGAGGTCGAGGGGACCGGTTTCTTGGCCCGCTGCCTGCAGCACGAGACCGACCACCTGGACGGCCACCTCTACCTTGAACGCCTGGTCGGCCGCCACGCCCGAGCGGCGAAGAAGATGGTGCGGCGCAACGGCTGGGGCATCCCCGGCCTGACCTGGGACCCGGCCGAACACGGCGACCCCTTCGCCGAGGACGAGGATTGA
- a CDS encoding Uma2 family endonuclease — protein MRDDIDTGGDRTVTAAPAFETATWEELVEIWQNLDLPNAAWRAEIIEGRVVMTRPPENAHNLIADLVHGELRDSIPKEWAIFQTSGIKIPERKSLCTPDLVVIPRSDVLAGKSSILADKALLVVEITSRGNADDDRTRKLWGYGHAGIPLYLLIDRFASDGPTVTLFSQPTGGRYLHQHRVVFGEPVELPEPFGITLDTSQF, from the coding sequence GTGCGTGATGACATCGATACAGGAGGTGATCGCACTGTGACTGCTGCCCCTGCGTTCGAAACCGCTACCTGGGAAGAGTTGGTCGAAATCTGGCAGAACCTCGACCTTCCCAACGCGGCCTGGCGCGCGGAGATCATCGAAGGAAGGGTTGTGATGACGAGGCCGCCAGAAAACGCGCATAACCTGATTGCGGATCTCGTGCACGGAGAACTGCGCGATTCGATTCCGAAGGAGTGGGCGATTTTTCAGACATCCGGGATCAAGATTCCGGAGCGCAAGAGTTTGTGCACGCCTGATCTCGTGGTGATTCCCAGGAGTGATGTTCTGGCGGGCAAGAGCTCAATCCTCGCAGACAAGGCGTTGCTGGTTGTGGAGATCACATCTCGAGGCAACGCCGATGACGATCGCACGAGGAAGCTTTGGGGTTATGGGCACGCAGGAATTCCTTTGTATCTATTGATCGACAGGTTCGCGTCGGACGGGCCGACGGTGACGTTGTTCTCGCAGCCGACCGGCGGGCGTTATCTCCATCAACACCGCGTAGTTTTCGGTGAGCCTGTCGAGTTGCCCGAGCCGTTCGGCATCACGCTTGACACAAGTCAGTTCTGA
- the thiC gene encoding phosphomethylpyrimidine synthase ThiC has product MAVADVRPNASENGTQITTGPISGSRKVFRNTESGLQVPFRRIELTNGEHLDVYDTSGPYTDENANVDVHSGLHRMRAGWTDGREHRTQLGWARAGVITREMEYIATREGVPAELVRDEVASGRAVIPANRCHAESEPMIIGKKFLVKVNANIGNSAVTSSVEEEVEKMVWATRWGADTVMDLSTGKRIHETRERILRNSPVPIGTVPIYQALEKVNGDPAELTWEIYRDTVIEQCEQGVDYMTVHAGVLLRYVPLTANRVTGIVSRGGSIMAAWCLAHHRESFLYTHFSELCEILRDYDVTFSLGDGLRPGSIADANDRAQFAELETLGELTHIAREHDVQVMIEGPGHVPMHKIAENVRLEEELCGEAPFYTLGPLTTDIAPAYDHITSGIGAAMIAQAGTAMLCYVTPKEHLGLPNRDDVKTGVITYKIAAHAADLAKGHPRAQERDDALSTARFEFRWTDQFNLSLDPDTAREFHDETLPAEPAKTAHFCSMCGPKFCSMKITQDIRRFAEERGLTSVEAIEAGMQEKSEEFAGAGGKVYLPLAD; this is encoded by the coding sequence ATGGCAGTGGCCGACGTGCGTCCGAACGCGTCCGAGAACGGGACCCAGATCACCACCGGGCCGATCAGCGGCTCGCGGAAGGTGTTCCGGAACACCGAATCCGGCCTGCAAGTGCCATTCCGCCGCATCGAGCTGACCAACGGCGAGCACCTCGACGTGTACGACACCTCCGGGCCGTACACCGACGAGAACGCCAACGTTGACGTCCACAGTGGACTTCACCGGATGCGGGCGGGGTGGACCGACGGCCGGGAACACCGGACCCAGCTCGGCTGGGCCAGGGCCGGCGTCATCACGCGGGAGATGGAGTACATCGCGACCCGCGAAGGCGTCCCGGCGGAACTTGTCCGGGACGAGGTGGCCAGCGGCCGGGCGGTGATCCCCGCCAACCGCTGCCACGCGGAGAGCGAGCCGATGATCATCGGCAAGAAGTTCCTGGTGAAGGTCAACGCCAACATCGGCAACTCCGCGGTGACCTCCTCCGTCGAGGAAGAGGTGGAGAAGATGGTGTGGGCCACCAGGTGGGGCGCCGACACCGTCATGGACCTGTCCACCGGCAAGCGGATCCACGAGACCCGCGAGCGGATCCTGCGCAACTCGCCGGTACCGATCGGCACCGTGCCGATCTACCAGGCGCTGGAGAAGGTCAACGGCGATCCGGCCGAGCTGACCTGGGAGATCTACCGCGACACCGTCATCGAGCAGTGCGAGCAGGGCGTGGACTACATGACCGTGCACGCCGGGGTGCTGCTGCGCTACGTGCCGCTGACCGCGAACCGGGTCACCGGCATCGTGTCCCGCGGCGGCTCGATCATGGCCGCGTGGTGCTTGGCGCACCACCGGGAGAGCTTTCTGTACACGCACTTCAGCGAGCTCTGCGAGATCCTGCGCGACTACGACGTCACATTCTCGCTCGGCGACGGCCTGCGGCCCGGCTCCATCGCGGACGCCAACGACCGCGCGCAGTTCGCCGAACTGGAGACCCTCGGCGAACTCACCCACATCGCCCGGGAGCACGACGTGCAGGTGATGATCGAGGGTCCGGGGCACGTCCCGATGCACAAGATCGCCGAGAACGTGCGGCTGGAAGAGGAGCTGTGCGGCGAGGCGCCGTTCTACACGCTCGGGCCGCTGACCACCGACATCGCCCCCGCCTACGACCACATCACGTCCGGCATCGGCGCGGCGATGATCGCCCAGGCGGGCACCGCGATGCTCTGCTACGTCACCCCGAAGGAGCACCTGGGGCTGCCCAACCGGGACGACGTGAAGACCGGCGTGATCACCTACAAGATCGCCGCGCACGCCGCCGACCTGGCCAAGGGCCACCCGCGCGCGCAGGAGCGGGACGACGCACTGTCCACGGCGCGGTTCGAGTTCCGCTGGACGGACCAGTTCAACCTGTCGCTGGACCCGGACACCGCGCGCGAGTTCCACGACGAGACGCTGCCCGCCGAACCGGCCAAGACGGCGCACTTCTGCTCGATGTGCGGGCCGAAGTTCTGTTCGATGAAGATCACCCAGGACATCCGCAGGTTCGCCGAGGAGCGAGGCCTGACGAGCGTCGAGGCGATCGAAGCGGGCATGCAGGAGAAGTCCGAGGAGTTCGCGGGCGCCGGCGGCAAGGTCTACCTCCCGCTCGCCGACTAG
- the thiD gene encoding bifunctional hydroxymethylpyrimidine kinase/phosphomethylpyrimidine kinase: protein MHEISAGHEVRPVNDTAPPTVLTIAGSDSGGSAGMHADLRTFFACGVHGMTAVTAVTVQNTVGVTGLVEIPPETVAAQIDAVASDIGVDAAKTGVLASAATIEAVLDACDKHGIGREGRTPFVVDPVAASRSGEPLLRPDALDALRYKAFPRATLVTPNLDEVRLLTGIDARTRADLLDAAKAIFDFGPQWVLVKSGHLADDPECVDVLFDGNEAIPLPGPRYATVHTHGAGDVFASAITAALAKGASMPDAVRSGKRFVTRSVSRAYPLGAGVGPVSTFWRVSPRSF, encoded by the coding sequence ATGCACGAGATCTCGGCCGGGCACGAAGTTCGGCCCGTGAACGACACCGCCCCTCCGACCGTGTTGACCATCGCCGGATCGGATTCCGGCGGCAGCGCCGGGATGCACGCGGACCTGCGCACCTTCTTCGCCTGTGGCGTGCACGGCATGACCGCGGTGACCGCCGTGACCGTGCAGAACACCGTCGGCGTCACCGGCCTGGTGGAGATCCCGCCGGAGACCGTCGCCGCGCAGATCGACGCGGTCGCTTCGGACATCGGTGTGGACGCGGCAAAGACCGGAGTGCTCGCCTCGGCCGCCACCATCGAGGCCGTGCTGGACGCCTGCGACAAGCACGGCATCGGCCGCGAAGGCCGCACGCCGTTCGTCGTGGACCCGGTCGCGGCCTCTCGCAGCGGCGAGCCGCTGCTGCGCCCGGACGCGCTGGATGCCTTGCGGTACAAGGCTTTTCCGCGCGCCACGCTGGTCACCCCGAACCTCGACGAGGTCCGGCTGCTGACCGGGATCGACGCCCGCACCCGCGCGGACCTGCTGGACGCCGCGAAGGCCATCTTCGACTTCGGCCCGCAGTGGGTGCTGGTCAAGAGCGGTCACCTGGCCGACGACCCGGAGTGCGTCGACGTGCTCTTCGACGGCAACGAGGCGATCCCGCTGCCCGGCCCCCGCTACGCGACAGTGCACACCCACGGCGCGGGCGACGTGTTCGCCTCGGCGATCACGGCCGCTTTGGCGAAGGGCGCCTCGATGCCGGACGCGGTGCGCAGCGGGAAGCGGTTCGTCACCCGCAGCGTCTCGCGCGCGTACCCGCTCGGGGCCGGGGTGGGCCCGGTGTCGACGTTCTGGCGCGTCAGCCCCCGCTCCTTCTGA